The genomic stretch CGGAGCAGCTGCTCAATCCGGGTACACAAGGAAGGCCACTTCTCTTTCGGAAGGACAAAGTGTCTCCCCAGGTTCAAAAGGGTATGCTGCCGTACCTGTTTGCCAATACGCTCTGAAGAAACCAGCCGGCAGGTAATGTAAGATTCCCCCGGTGTTGTCGAACTTCCAGTTTTTGTTTGTCGGATAAACATGGTGGCTGTATACAGGAATCAGGCCTGGAAGTCAAGCCGCCGATTCATTTCATGGCACTACATTTGCGCTTTCTGGCAATCTACCATTGATTTTATTGAACTTTTTCCCCTTGAATTGCCGAATATCGACCGAAAAAGGCATGTCTGTGTTAAAGATGGGTTAACACAATGATGAGTCGCCCATTGGGAAGCTGGATATTTTCCGTTTGAACGGTAAGTGGGCTTCGCACGTGTTGGCTGGCCGCATTGCTGATGAGTTGGTTGATCCGAACAATATCCTCACGCGAAAGACCGGGTGTGGAACCGTCGTCCGACACGCCGATGAGAATCGTCCCGCCTTCCGAATTGGCAAAAGCCGCCATCTCCGAAGCAAGGGAATCGATATTCTTCACCGTGATCTTGAACTGACGGGAGCTGTCTTCTCCCAGGGCTATGCGGGCAAGGAGGTCTTCACGCTTCATTTCATCCTTCACCATGCGTTACCCCTTCGATCATCCTGTTGAACTCGGCCTCAACCTTGGCCTCGAAGTCTGTCTCCATCCGGTAGACATCGGTGAATTCGGCGAAGGCCCACCGGCCATACCGGCCGTGATGGTTGACGCCGGGCACCCAGTAGGTTTCCATGGTCGATTTCTTTATTTTGGCGTCCTCCCGGCGGTAGCCCTTGATCTCGACGATCAGGTGGAGCGGGTCGGCTTTGCCGTCATCCACCAGGCAGATGAAATCGGGCAGATAGATCCGCGTCTCCGAGCCGTAACGGTAGGGAACCTCCAGGCCGAGGTTGTGGTTCTTGACGTAGGCTTGCACCCTGGGGTGGGATTCGGCGACGCGGCAGAACTCGGCCTCCCAGTCGCTGTCGAGAATCACCCAATTGATGTGGCACCGCCTGGCGTCCGTCTCCCAGC from Syntrophus gentianae encodes the following:
- a CDS encoding AlbA family DNA-binding domain-containing protein, whose amino-acid sequence is MVKDEMKREDLLARIALGEDSSRQFKITVKNIDSLASEMAAFANSEGGTILIGVSDDGSTPGLSREDIVRINQLISNAASQHVRSPLTVQTENIQLPNGRLIIVLTHL